A stretch of the Medicago truncatula cultivar Jemalong A17 chromosome 5, MtrunA17r5.0-ANR, whole genome shotgun sequence genome encodes the following:
- the LOC11436487 gene encoding 40S ribosomal protein S12-2, which produces MSGEEEVVAVEPVVAAAIPGEPMDIMTALQLVLRKSRAYGGLARGLHEGAKVIEKHAAQLCVLAEDCDQPDYVKLVKALCAEHNVSLLTVPSAKTLGEWAGLCKIDSEGKARKVTGCSCVVVKDFGEEHEAYNVVLQHVKAN; this is translated from the exons ATGTCAGG TGAAGAAGAGGTTGTTGCAGTTGAGCCTGTTGTTGCTGCTGCAATTCCAGGTGAGCCAATGGACATCATGACTGCCCTGCAGCTGGTGCTTAGAAAGTCTCGTGCTTATGGTGGTCTTGCACGAGGTCTTCATGAAGGTGCAAAAGTGATTGAGAAGCATGCTGCACAGCTTTGTGTTCTAGCTGAAGATTGTGACCAACCTGATTATGTCAAATTGGTGAAAGCCCTCTGCGCAGAGCACAATGTTAGCTTGTTGACAGTTCCAAGTGCAAAGACACTTGGAGAGTGGGCTGGT TTGTGCAAGATTGATTCAGAAGGTAAAGCTAGGAAGGTTACCGGATGCTCTTGTGTGGTTGTCAAG GATTTTGGGGAGGAACATGAAGCCTATAATGTTGTTTTGCAACATGTAAAAGCTAACTAA